From Sceloporus undulatus isolate JIND9_A2432 ecotype Alabama chromosome 6, SceUnd_v1.1, whole genome shotgun sequence, one genomic window encodes:
- the LOC121933839 gene encoding olfactory receptor 4K3-like, with product MEWENRTNLTEFVLLGLSQSWEIQLLLFICFLFLYVAALFNNIVILLAIIRDPRLLNSPMFFFLGHLAFLDLCMANVTIPRAIVDFLIQRQAISFQDCMAQLFFLHFFGGSEMLLLMLMAYDRYVAICHPLHYASRMSRRHCIGFILVAWTGGLLHTSVQLGFTVNAPFCGPNHVDNFFCDVPLLIKLACTDNYNLEVMMVTNSGVMSLVGFVSLVLSYGLILSTICSRSTSEGTSKAISTCTSHLIVVTMFFGPCIFIYLRPYTRYVFDKVLSVFYIAVTPSVNPTVYALKNKEMKAAIGRLFERHSGVVSIQMATVHSGRLACWKHKKIHLPFKPSLISGP from the coding sequence ATGGAATGGGAAAACAGGACTAATTTGACCGAATTTGTCCTTCTGGGTCTTTCTCAGTCATGGGAAATCCAACTTCTTTTATTCATCTGCTTTCTCTTCCTCTATGTGGCAGCTCTCTTCAACAATATTGTCATCCTCCTGGCAATCATTCGGGATCCACGGCTTTTAAATTcacccatgtttttcttcctgGGTCATTTGGCTTTCCTTGACCTCTGTATGGCCAATGTTACCATTCCTAGAGCTATTGTTGACTTTCTGATCCAACGCCAGGCCATCTCCTTCCAAGACTGCATGGCACAgctcttcttcctccatttctttggAGGCAGTGAAATGCTTCTGCTGATGCTCATGGCCTATGACCGGTATGTAGCTATCTGCCATCCTCTCCACTATGCCTCACGCATGAGCAGGCGCCACTGTATAGGGTTTATCCTTGTTGCATGGACTGGTGGCCTCCTCCATACCAGTGTGCAACTGGGCTTCACCGTTAATGCGCCCTTCTGTGGGCCCAACCATGTGGACAATTTCTTTTGTGATGTCCCTTTACTCATCAAGTTGGCCTGCACTGACAATTACAACTTGGAGGTCATGATGGTGACAAACAGTGGGGTCATGTCACTAGTGGGCTTTGTTTCCTTGGTTCTCTCCTATGGACTCATTCTCTCCACCATCTGCTCTCGGAGCACTTCTGAGGGGACCTCCAAAGCCATCTCCACATGTACTTCTCATCTCATTGTGGTCACCATGTTTTTTGGACCCTGTATATTTATTTACCTTCGCCCTTATACCCGTTACGTTTTTGATAAAGTGCTCTCTGTCTTCTATATAGCTGTCACCCCTTCTGTGAACCCTACTGTGTATGCTCTGAAGAACAAGGAGATGAAGGCTGCCATTGGAAGATTGTTTGAAAGACACTCGGGAGTGGTCTCCATTCAGATGGCCACTGTTCATTCAGGAAGGCTAGCCTGCTGGAAACACAAGAAAATCCACCTTCCTTTCAAGCCCAGCCTTATTTCAGGGCCATAA